The Thalassotalea nanhaiensis genome has a window encoding:
- a CDS encoding SDR family oxidoreductase, giving the protein MSDIKFFDKVVIVTGAGGGLGRAYALEFAKRGARVVVNDLGGSGAGEGASSSAADQVVAEIKAFGGDAVANYDSVEFGEKIVQTAIDNFGRVDILVNNAGILRDSSFTKMSDTDWELIYKVHVDGAYKLTKAAWPYMVNQGFGRVIFTTSAAGIYGNFGQANYSSAKSALLGLGKTLAIEGARKNVHVNVIAPIAGSRLTETIWGEEILKATSPDYVVPLVVKLCAEENKDTGGVYEVGASWFAKVRVERSEGYAFGVDKDVSAEDVASKWDDICDFSNAAPAESIVSTFNAVGKMVGIDLLAAKK; this is encoded by the coding sequence ATGAGCGATATTAAATTTTTTGACAAAGTAGTTATTGTTACTGGTGCTGGTGGCGGTTTAGGCAGAGCCTACGCCCTTGAATTTGCAAAGCGTGGTGCACGAGTTGTAGTAAATGATCTAGGTGGTAGTGGTGCTGGTGAAGGAGCGAGCAGCTCTGCAGCAGATCAAGTAGTAGCTGAAATTAAAGCGTTTGGTGGTGATGCTGTTGCCAACTACGATTCAGTTGAATTTGGTGAAAAGATTGTACAAACCGCAATAGACAATTTTGGTCGTGTAGATATTTTAGTAAACAATGCAGGTATCTTACGAGATTCTAGTTTCACTAAAATGTCGGACACTGATTGGGAACTTATCTATAAAGTACACGTAGATGGTGCTTATAAACTTACTAAAGCTGCTTGGCCATATATGGTAAACCAAGGCTTTGGCCGAGTTATCTTCACTACCTCTGCTGCTGGTATCTACGGCAACTTTGGTCAAGCTAACTATAGCTCTGCAAAATCTGCATTATTAGGTTTAGGTAAAACCTTGGCTATTGAAGGTGCACGTAAAAATGTTCACGTTAACGTTATCGCTCCTATTGCCGGTTCACGTTTAACTGAAACTATTTGGGGTGAAGAAATCCTTAAAGCTACGTCTCCAGATTACGTAGTGCCTTTAGTTGTTAAATTATGTGCTGAAGAGAACAAAGATACTGGTGGTGTTTATGAAGTTGGTGCCAGCTGGTTCGCTAAAGTTCGTGTAGAACGCAGTGAAGGTTACGCTTTTGGTGTTGATAAAGATGTTAGCGCTGAAGATGTTGCGTCTAAATGGGATGACATTTGTGATTTCAGCAATGCGGCACCAGCAGAAAGCATTGTAAGTACATTTAATGCCGTAGGCAAAATGGTTGGTATTGATTTACTTGCCGCAAAGAAATAA
- a CDS encoding AraC family transcriptional regulator, whose protein sequence is MEKTTILCHYVQALMKSIKRNGHDPLPILQYAGIPLEVANDANARVPYRHFIKLLRKCMAILQDEYLGLVEPAVPTGSFYFAGHLLIGAPNLKKALHLGIGYYQHISNAYDLKLVEDGDIVRLEAKIIKPELDPDHLLAEFILTGWHRTACWLISKNIILKEVNFNYAPPEHESEYRYLFPCPRNYDQPCLSLSFSAEYLSLPITQNSSTLVDYIRKSPENILLNPVEDDSYSTKIRLEIEACENNSFPTFEVIAEKFFMTPKTLRKKLKSEGVTYQKIKDIIRRDIAIYHLTQHKWSISEIAIKIGFSEPGAFIRAFKGWTGVTPRAYRESDSDS, encoded by the coding sequence ATGGAAAAAACAACAATATTATGTCATTACGTACAGGCTTTAATGAAAAGTATAAAACGTAATGGGCATGATCCTTTACCAATACTGCAATACGCAGGAATTCCTTTAGAAGTTGCCAATGATGCTAATGCCCGAGTACCTTATCGTCACTTTATCAAGCTGTTACGAAAATGCATGGCAATTTTACAAGATGAATATTTAGGATTGGTTGAGCCTGCAGTGCCTACTGGCTCATTTTATTTCGCTGGTCATTTACTTATTGGCGCGCCAAACTTAAAAAAAGCCCTACATTTAGGCATTGGCTATTACCAACACATTAGTAATGCCTATGATCTTAAGTTGGTTGAAGATGGGGATATAGTTCGTTTAGAGGCTAAAATCATTAAACCAGAGCTGGACCCTGATCATTTATTAGCGGAATTTATTCTTACCGGTTGGCATAGAACAGCGTGTTGGTTGATCAGTAAAAATATTATTTTAAAAGAAGTTAACTTTAATTATGCTCCGCCTGAACATGAGAGCGAATACCGTTATTTATTTCCTTGTCCGCGTAATTATGATCAACCCTGTTTAAGCTTAAGCTTTAGTGCTGAGTATTTATCCTTACCTATTACTCAAAATTCTTCGACCTTAGTTGATTACATCAGGAAATCCCCTGAAAATATTCTGCTTAATCCGGTAGAAGATGATAGCTACAGTACAAAAATAAGGTTAGAGATAGAAGCATGTGAAAATAATAGCTTTCCTACTTTCGAAGTTATTGCTGAGAAGTTTTTTATGACGCCAAAAACATTGCGTAAAAAACTCAAAAGCGAAGGCGTAACCTATCAAAAGATAAAAGATATTATCCGTCGTGACATCGCTATTTATCATCTTACCCAGCATAAATGGTCCATTAGCGAAATCGCCATTAAAATAGGATTTAGTGAACCAGGTGCATTTATTCGTGCATTTAAAGGTTGGACAGGAGTTACACCACGAGCCTATAGAGAATCTGATAGCGACAGTTAA
- a CDS encoding arylsulfatase, which produces MTVKSKFTKCTLGLGLLLTSVASMATTDTSKPNILAIWGDDIGIYNISAYNHGMMGYQTPNIDRIANEGALFTDQYAQQSCTAGRSSFILGQEPFRTGLLTIGMPGSSHGIPDWAPTMADVAKDNGYMTGQFGKNHLGDQDKHLPTKHGFDEFFGNLYHLNAEEEPETYYYPKDPEFKKKYGPRGVLHTYADGRMEDTGPLTKKRMETADEEFLGETLKFIDKAHKAEKPFFIWYNSTRMHVWTHLQEKWQGKSGISIYADGMLEHDEQVGILLDKLDDLDIADNTIVIYTTDNGAETFTWPDGGNTPFHGEKGTTYEGGMRVPQLVRWPGTIEPGSKVNAMMSHLDWMPTLAAAMGNDTLVADLKKGDEINDKQWRVHLDGFNFKPFFEGKVDEAPRDTIMYFSQTGQLNAIRWNDWKASFALVKGDMARGVREVPAWPQLVNLRADPFEKGPTESSMYIRWMIDNMWAFVPVSGKVQDFLGSLEGYPMQAGQSFGAADIDYTTLQMKAFVNKVQTELADK; this is translated from the coding sequence ATGACGGTAAAAAGTAAATTTACAAAATGTACTCTAGGCCTTGGTCTATTGCTTACATCAGTAGCGAGTATGGCAACAACAGATACATCTAAGCCTAACATTCTGGCCATTTGGGGTGATGATATCGGCATTTATAACATTAGTGCATATAATCACGGCATGATGGGTTATCAAACACCTAACATTGATAGAATTGCAAATGAAGGTGCTTTGTTTACCGATCAGTACGCACAACAAAGTTGTACTGCTGGGCGTTCATCATTCATATTAGGCCAAGAACCTTTTAGAACAGGCTTGCTAACTATTGGTATGCCAGGTTCTTCACATGGTATTCCTGACTGGGCACCGACTATGGCTGATGTTGCTAAAGACAACGGTTATATGACTGGTCAATTTGGTAAAAACCATTTAGGCGATCAAGACAAACACTTACCAACAAAACACGGTTTTGATGAGTTCTTTGGTAATCTTTACCACTTAAACGCTGAAGAAGAGCCAGAAACATATTACTACCCGAAAGACCCTGAATTTAAGAAGAAATATGGCCCACGCGGCGTATTACATACTTATGCTGATGGTCGTATGGAAGATACTGGTCCATTAACTAAAAAACGTATGGAAACTGCCGATGAGGAATTTTTAGGTGAAACTTTAAAATTCATCGATAAAGCTCACAAAGCCGAAAAACCATTCTTTATTTGGTACAACAGCACTCGTATGCATGTTTGGACTCATTTACAAGAGAAATGGCAAGGCAAATCAGGCATAAGTATTTATGCAGATGGCATGCTTGAACACGATGAACAAGTTGGTATCTTACTGGATAAACTTGACGACTTGGATATTGCAGATAATACCATTGTTATCTACACAACTGATAACGGCGCTGAAACATTCACATGGCCAGACGGTGGTAACACCCCATTCCATGGCGAGAAAGGTACTACTTATGAAGGCGGCATGCGTGTTCCACAACTAGTTAGATGGCCTGGCACAATTGAACCTGGTTCAAAGGTTAACGCGATGATGTCTCATCTTGACTGGATGCCTACTTTGGCCGCAGCAATGGGTAATGACACCTTGGTTGCAGACCTGAAAAAAGGCGATGAGATCAATGATAAACAATGGCGTGTTCATTTAGACGGTTTCAACTTCAAACCATTCTTCGAAGGTAAAGTAGATGAAGCTCCACGTGATACTATTATGTATTTTAGTCAAACAGGTCAATTAAATGCGATTCGTTGGAACGACTGGAAAGCAAGCTTCGCATTAGTAAAAGGCGACATGGCTCGAGGCGTACGTGAAGTACCAGCATGGCCGCAATTGGTAAACTTGCGTGCTGACCCGTTTGAAAAAGGTCCAACAGAGTCTTCAATGTATATTCGTTGGATGATTGATAACATGTGGGCATTCGTACCTGTAAGTGGCAAGGTTCAAGACTTCCTTGGCTCATTAGAAGGTTACCCAATGCAAGCAGGACAAAGCTTTGGCGCTGCAGATATTGACTATACAACATTACAAATGAAAGCGTTTGTTAATAAAGTACAAACTGAACTTGCAGACAAATAA
- a CDS encoding arylsulfatase, producing the protein MKRSKKLFLGLGMLIFSIPVLATTDTSKPNVLAIWGDDIGPFNISAYNRGMMGYKTPNIDRIANDGILFTDSYGDQSCTAGRAGFITGQHPIRTGLTKVGLPGAKEGLNKKDPTIAELLKPHGYMTGQFGKNHLGDQDEHLPSNHGFDEFFGNLYHLNAEDEPEHPDYPKDPEFKKRFGPRGVIHSFADGKVEDTGPLTKKRMETVDEEVLAKTLKFIDKAHAAKKPFFVWFNTTRMHVWTRLKAESQGVTGQGIYADGMVEHDGHVGQLLDKLDDLKIADNTIVMYTTDNGAELMLWPDGGYTLFRGEKNSNWEGGYRVPMMVKWPGKIKPNQVSNEIISTQDWLPTILAAVGDNSIKEDLKKGKTVAGTKYKVHLDGYNFLPHFLDTSKPGPRTDFIYSSDTGEVVAIRDGDYKMVFREQKAHGLETWQNPWSVLRAPKMYNLRMDPLERMDHEAGGYEQWYAEHMFLFAPAMFKVAKFKQTFKEFPQRQKPGSFVP; encoded by the coding sequence ATGAAAAGAAGTAAGAAGTTGTTCTTAGGTTTGGGAATGTTGATTTTTTCAATACCCGTATTAGCTACCACTGACACCTCTAAACCAAATGTTCTCGCCATATGGGGTGATGATATTGGTCCATTTAATATTAGCGCATACAATCGAGGCATGATGGGATATAAAACACCAAACATCGATAGAATCGCTAATGACGGTATTTTGTTTACCGACTCTTATGGCGACCAAAGCTGTACTGCAGGCCGTGCAGGGTTTATTACCGGCCAGCACCCTATTCGCACTGGTTTAACAAAAGTTGGTTTGCCAGGTGCTAAAGAAGGTTTAAATAAAAAAGACCCAACGATTGCTGAGTTATTAAAACCCCATGGTTATATGACAGGTCAATTTGGCAAAAACCATTTGGGCGATCAAGATGAACATTTACCAAGTAACCATGGTTTTGATGAGTTTTTTGGTAACCTTTACCACCTAAACGCGGAAGATGAACCTGAACACCCAGATTACCCTAAAGACCCAGAGTTTAAAAAACGCTTCGGTCCGCGTGGTGTTATTCACTCATTTGCTGATGGAAAAGTAGAAGATACAGGGCCATTAACTAAAAAAAGAATGGAAACTGTCGATGAAGAAGTGTTGGCTAAAACATTAAAGTTTATCGATAAAGCCCATGCTGCTAAAAAACCATTTTTTGTTTGGTTTAATACCACTCGCATGCATGTTTGGACACGATTAAAAGCTGAATCTCAAGGCGTAACTGGTCAAGGTATTTATGCTGACGGTATGGTTGAGCATGATGGCCATGTAGGCCAATTACTTGACAAACTTGATGACCTTAAAATAGCAGATAATACCATTGTTATGTATACCACAGATAATGGCGCTGAATTAATGTTATGGCCTGATGGTGGTTACACGTTATTTAGAGGTGAGAAAAACTCAAATTGGGAAGGCGGGTATCGGGTGCCAATGATGGTTAAATGGCCAGGAAAAATAAAACCAAATCAAGTGTCTAATGAAATAATATCGACTCAAGATTGGTTGCCAACTATCTTGGCTGCAGTTGGTGATAACAGCATTAAAGAAGATCTTAAAAAAGGTAAAACGGTTGCAGGAACTAAATATAAAGTACATTTAGACGGTTATAATTTCTTACCACACTTTTTAGACACCTCGAAACCTGGACCACGAACAGATTTTATTTACTCTTCTGACACAGGTGAAGTTGTAGCGATTCGCGATGGCGATTATAAAATGGTTTTTCGCGAACAAAAAGCTCATGGTTTAGAAACATGGCAGAATCCATGGAGTGTATTGAGAGCACCCAAAATGTATAACTTAAGGATGGATCCATTAGAACGTATGGATCATGAAGCTGGCGGTTATGAGCAGTGGTATGCTGAGCATATGTTCTTATTCGCTCCTGCAATGTTTAAAGTGGCAAAATTCAAACAAACCTTTAAAGAATTTCCACAACGTCAAAAACCAGGCAGTTTTGTACCATAA
- a CDS encoding alkaline phosphatase family protein — protein MNCCINSTPLKLISLALFAITFNSNAFGNKPIEKPKLIIQITVDQLRGDLMFRYQDRFVGSGFNYLLNNGTVYRDAHHGHANTETIVGHATLATGAHPSNHGLVGNIWYNRQKGHTVYNIEDSNYVLLTKGASVDKNTEIDPTQKAASVEGRSPNTIMASTFSDEMVINSNGNAKVFAVSVKDRGAVSMAGHGGKAFWFSKKSQEFVSSSYYYNQYPKWLNEWNDKKISDNYKNKKWQLLDEKSTYLFGNSDDRAWEMDLAGYGRTFPHPLGESKYFSTLLTVSPFGDEMTAGFAKQLIHHEQLGQDNVTDYLAVSFSATDYIGHFFGASSLESEDNILRLDRTLEGFFAYIDDNIGLDNTVIVLSADHGGPDAPGYLNEHDVQGAYVSPKQWDTLDSIIKLKAELGLKEPLISSYHHPYIYLDQTLIAKNKLDLNDVQDKVAAALLKETDVYHTVASNKVKTNQLADTQLNKAIKNNFYPARSGDIYVVFKPQNFINNLDGLKVASVHGSAWSYDTFVPIIFVGKTIPAKHVYRRVQTVDVAPTLSAIMAIKPPSASNGVILTEVFNQ, from the coding sequence ATGAATTGCTGTATAAATTCAACCCCACTTAAGCTCATATCGCTGGCACTTTTTGCTATTACATTTAATAGTAACGCCTTTGGCAATAAACCAATTGAAAAGCCTAAGTTAATTATTCAAATCACCGTAGACCAACTGCGCGGCGATTTAATGTTTCGCTACCAAGACCGGTTTGTGGGTTCAGGATTTAATTATTTATTAAATAATGGCACTGTTTATCGTGATGCCCATCACGGTCATGCTAATACCGAAACAATTGTCGGACATGCAACTCTTGCTACTGGGGCCCATCCCTCAAATCATGGCTTGGTTGGAAATATTTGGTATAACAGACAAAAAGGCCATACCGTTTATAATATCGAAGATTCAAACTATGTATTACTAACCAAAGGCGCAAGTGTTGATAAAAACACTGAAATAGATCCTACACAAAAAGCGGCAAGCGTAGAAGGACGCTCACCTAACACCATAATGGCATCAACATTTAGTGATGAGATGGTCATTAATAGTAATGGTAACGCTAAAGTGTTTGCCGTCTCAGTAAAAGACAGAGGCGCCGTATCTATGGCTGGGCATGGCGGTAAAGCATTTTGGTTTTCGAAAAAAAGTCAAGAATTCGTCAGTAGTAGTTATTATTACAATCAGTACCCTAAATGGCTGAACGAATGGAACGACAAGAAAATATCAGATAATTACAAAAATAAAAAATGGCAACTCCTTGATGAAAAATCAACATATCTTTTTGGCAATTCAGATGATCGAGCATGGGAAATGGATTTAGCTGGTTATGGTCGAACATTCCCTCACCCACTTGGTGAATCAAAATACTTTAGTACTTTACTAACCGTCAGCCCTTTTGGTGATGAAATGACTGCAGGTTTTGCCAAACAACTCATTCATCATGAACAACTAGGTCAAGATAATGTTACCGATTATCTCGCAGTTAGTTTTTCAGCAACGGACTACATAGGACACTTCTTTGGCGCGTCCAGTCTTGAAAGTGAAGACAATATTCTTAGACTTGATAGAACCTTAGAAGGTTTTTTTGCATATATTGATGACAACATCGGCTTAGATAATACAGTTATTGTACTTTCTGCCGATCACGGCGGCCCAGATGCCCCTGGTTACTTAAATGAACATGATGTACAAGGTGCGTACGTTAGCCCTAAACAATGGGATACATTGGATTCCATTATCAAACTTAAAGCTGAATTGGGCTTAAAAGAGCCACTCATATCATCTTATCACCACCCTTATATCTATTTAGATCAAACGCTTATTGCTAAAAACAAACTTGACTTAAATGATGTGCAGGATAAAGTGGCAGCAGCACTTTTAAAAGAAACCGATGTTTATCATACGGTTGCTAGTAATAAAGTAAAAACAAATCAATTAGCGGATACTCAACTAAATAAAGCTATTAAAAACAATTTTTACCCGGCCCGATCTGGTGATATTTATGTCGTATTTAAACCACAAAACTTTATAAACAACCTTGATGGTTTAAAAGTTGCTTCGGTTCATGGCTCGGCTTGGTCATACGACACCTTTGTACCAATTATTTTTGTAGGAAAAACAATACCGGCAAAACATGTATATAGAAGGGTACAAACTGTAGATGTAGCGCCGACCTTGTCAGCGATAATGGCAATTAAACCTCCATCTGCAAGTAATGGTGTAATTCTGACTGAAGTATTTAACCAATGA
- a CDS encoding formylglycine-generating enzyme family protein, with amino-acid sequence MKRLTNLYIRLFRLFLLNLLTLLILGCAPSEDTSVDTSADTDKVTKPSENTKSPEKKHQLSKASEEQLLANMVWVEGGNFLMGSDAPTARNRENTVHTVSLDGFYIGKTEVQALLWEEIMGWNTAYFTCDTCPINNISWFNVQVFIERLNNATGLKFRLPTEAEWEYAAKGGQQSKGFIYSGSNNIADVAWYQANSKNKSHPVALKQPNELGLYDMTGNLWEFCQDDMDRNTYSTKARTNPLFLRSTDPKQKTMKVIRGSGYEFGPDESEVYRRDGATNNVRMPDIGFRLALSKK; translated from the coding sequence ATGAAACGATTAACAAACTTATATATTAGATTATTCAGGCTATTTTTATTAAACCTACTAACGTTACTGATTTTAGGGTGTGCCCCTAGTGAAGATACGTCTGTAGATACGTCTGCAGATACAGACAAGGTCACGAAGCCATCCGAGAATACTAAGAGCCCTGAAAAAAAACATCAGTTATCAAAGGCTAGTGAAGAACAATTGCTAGCTAATATGGTTTGGGTTGAAGGTGGAAATTTTTTAATGGGCTCTGACGCGCCTACGGCAAGAAACAGAGAAAACACCGTACATACTGTTAGCCTAGATGGCTTTTACATTGGCAAAACTGAAGTTCAAGCGTTACTGTGGGAAGAGATCATGGGATGGAATACAGCTTATTTTACCTGTGATACCTGCCCTATTAATAACATTAGTTGGTTTAATGTACAGGTATTCATTGAACGTTTAAATAATGCCACTGGTTTAAAATTTCGTTTACCAACAGAAGCGGAATGGGAATATGCCGCAAAAGGTGGGCAACAATCAAAGGGTTTTATTTATAGTGGTTCAAACAATATTGCCGATGTTGCCTGGTATCAAGCAAACTCTAAAAATAAAAGCCACCCTGTCGCTTTAAAACAACCAAATGAGTTAGGTTTATACGATATGACGGGAAATTTATGGGAGTTTTGCCAAGACGATATGGATCGAAATACCTACAGTACAAAGGCCAGAACCAACCCACTTTTTTTGCGTTCAACAGATCCCAAACAAAAAACCATGAAGGTTATTCGTGGCTCTGGCTATGAGTTTGGGCCAGATGAATCAGAGGTATATCGTCGTGATGGCGCCACCAACAACGTTCGCATGCCCGACATTGGCTTTCGTTTAGCTTTGAGTAAGAAATAA
- a CDS encoding multiheme c-type cytochrome, whose translation MRSTYQLLTLIILNLVLLLLSSKVFAAEYVGTEQCTDCHNEQAKAWQGSHHDMAMRHAKPDSVLGDFNNVSLEFRGKTNRFYMKQDQYWVNIEGPDGKFHDYQIKYTFAYEPLQQYMVEFSDGRVQLIPFAWDSRTKEDGGQRWFDLYPQFTQSHQEYFWTNNGQNWNYMCADCHSTDVKKNFDVKTNTYKTSFKEINVGCEACHGPASEHLTWTDNADKTVKFSGFERNITKSVSNWVLEQDKTTLTPEKIEHSEQTLVCAQCHSRHVQISDKDHVKSKEFGDRYLLSLLEPNLYYPDGQIYDEDFVYGSFLQSKMSKNGVVCSNCHDPHSAKLTIAKESVCLQCHLPTTYASEQHHHHKEDSAGAQCVSCHMPETTYMQVDDRADHAWHIPRPDIAEALGTPDTCLSCHQDKTSQWSKGKTEKWYPDSTITSERHFAPVFAGADRNMASMATPLSQIAQNTHYSDIVRASALARMQPFADTNTLIAIARGAKSPDSNMRVGAIRGAIGIRGAERWRIVAPLLTDKVLSVRTEAALALIPLWSELSDANKEHLTPALNEYIDVQNFNSDRGYAHTNKGNVYTHQAQYNKAESAYKESIRIEPIFANAYINLADLFRRQNQDNKAISILEQGMKAIPDNGNFAYSIGLAHIRNKQTPQAIERFKQAIEIEPENENFHYVYGLSVESTSKVKAQQALQKAYEIGGNPQYLYGLCDMLIRHKAFQAKQCLSELATIAPKTVVDQLQQKLDSNK comes from the coding sequence ATGAGATCAACTTATCAGCTTTTAACATTAATTATCTTAAATTTAGTGTTACTACTATTAAGCAGCAAAGTTTTTGCAGCAGAGTACGTCGGCACAGAGCAATGTACAGATTGTCATAATGAACAAGCGAAAGCATGGCAAGGCTCTCACCATGATATGGCTATGCGCCATGCAAAGCCAGATTCAGTACTAGGCGACTTTAATAATGTTAGTCTTGAATTTAGAGGAAAAACTAATCGCTTTTACATGAAGCAAGACCAGTATTGGGTAAATATAGAAGGCCCTGATGGAAAATTTCATGATTACCAAATTAAATACACCTTCGCCTATGAACCCCTGCAGCAATACATGGTGGAATTTAGCGATGGTCGAGTACAACTGATCCCTTTTGCCTGGGATTCCCGAACGAAGGAAGATGGAGGTCAACGCTGGTTTGATTTATATCCACAATTTACTCAAAGTCATCAAGAATATTTTTGGACCAATAATGGCCAAAACTGGAATTACATGTGTGCTGATTGTCACTCTACCGATGTTAAAAAGAATTTCGATGTAAAAACCAATACTTACAAAACCAGTTTTAAAGAAATAAACGTGGGTTGTGAAGCATGTCATGGCCCCGCGAGTGAACATTTAACCTGGACAGACAATGCAGATAAAACGGTGAAATTTTCTGGCTTTGAGCGCAACATAACTAAATCAGTAAGTAACTGGGTATTAGAACAAGATAAAACCACATTAACTCCAGAGAAAATAGAACATAGTGAGCAAACCCTTGTTTGTGCGCAATGTCATTCTCGCCATGTGCAAATAAGCGATAAAGATCATGTAAAAAGTAAAGAGTTTGGTGACAGGTACCTTTTAAGCCTATTAGAGCCAAACTTATATTACCCGGATGGCCAAATCTACGACGAAGATTTTGTCTATGGTTCATTCTTACAAAGTAAAATGAGTAAAAATGGTGTGGTGTGCAGTAATTGCCATGATCCTCATAGCGCAAAATTAACCATAGCTAAAGAATCCGTATGTCTGCAATGTCACTTACCAACAACCTATGCCTCTGAGCAACATCACCACCATAAGGAAGACTCGGCCGGTGCACAATGTGTAAGTTGCCATATGCCTGAGACAACCTACATGCAAGTAGACGATAGAGCTGACCATGCATGGCACATCCCCCGCCCTGACATAGCAGAAGCACTGGGGACACCTGATACCTGTTTAAGCTGTCATCAAGATAAAACTAGCCAGTGGAGTAAAGGAAAAACTGAAAAATGGTACCCCGACTCGACCATAACTAGTGAACGTCATTTTGCTCCAGTATTTGCCGGTGCTGATAGAAATATGGCCAGTATGGCGACTCCGCTTTCTCAAATTGCGCAAAATACTCATTACTCAGACATCGTAAGAGCTTCTGCGTTAGCACGGATGCAACCTTTTGCTGATACAAATACTTTAATTGCCATTGCACGAGGAGCTAAAAGCCCTGATAGTAATATGCGTGTAGGTGCGATTAGAGGTGCAATAGGCATACGAGGCGCAGAACGTTGGAGAATTGTTGCGCCTTTATTGACAGATAAAGTGCTAAGCGTTCGTACCGAAGCGGCTCTAGCATTGATCCCTTTATGGAGTGAACTTTCTGACGCTAATAAAGAACACTTAACTCCTGCGTTAAACGAATATATTGATGTCCAAAACTTTAATAGTGATAGAGGTTATGCCCATACTAATAAGGGCAATGTATATACCCATCAAGCACAATATAATAAAGCTGAGTCGGCTTACAAAGAAAGCATAAGAATAGAGCCTATTTTTGCTAATGCCTATATAAATTTAGCCGATTTATTTCGACGCCAAAATCAGGACAATAAAGCTATTTCAATTTTAGAACAAGGTATGAAAGCAATACCAGATAATGGCAATTTTGCTTATAGTATTGGTCTCGCTCATATTCGTAACAAACAGACACCTCAAGCAATTGAACGCTTTAAACAAGCCATTGAAATAGAACCAGAAAATGAGAACTTTCACTATGTTTATGGTTTAAGTGTTGAATCGACGTCAAAAGTCAAAGCGCAACAAGCATTGCAAAAAGCTTATGAGATAGGCGGCAACCCACAATACCTCTATGGTCTGTGTGACATGCTGATCAGACACAAGGCATTTCAAGCAAAGCAATGTTTAAGTGAATTAGCAACTATAGCGCCAAAAACCGTGGTTGATCAATTGCAACAAAAACTAGATAGCAATAAGTAG
- a CDS encoding AAA family ATPase → MSQSFEALQQLKAQIQTSVIGQSNVIDSLLLALLTNGNVLLEGLPGTAKTRSIKSLASTLSVDLGRVQFTPDLLPSDVTGTEVYQEVDGKPVLTFQQGPVFNNLLLADEINRSPAKVQAALLEAMEERQITVAGKTYKLPDLFMVLATQNPVEQEGTYPLPEAQMDRFIMKINLEYPDDDAEAQIIKLVRSEEITNTMQLEKIDPQHIFNAREEIHKVQMSDTIVNYLVAIIMATRKPERYPDSPLQHWISVGSSPRASIALDKCARAQAWLNGKDFVDPDDVRSIVHAVLRHRLMLSYDALADGVTADQVIDEILRQVATA, encoded by the coding sequence ATGAGCCAAAGCTTTGAAGCCTTACAACAATTAAAAGCTCAAATTCAAACCTCGGTTATTGGACAATCCAACGTTATCGATTCATTACTGCTTGCCTTGTTAACCAACGGTAATGTGTTATTGGAAGGTTTACCAGGCACAGCAAAGACCCGTTCGATTAAAAGTCTTGCCAGTACATTAAGTGTTGACTTGGGGCGGGTACAATTCACCCCAGACTTATTACCGTCTGATGTTACTGGTACAGAGGTTTACCAGGAAGTTGATGGCAAACCTGTACTAACCTTCCAACAAGGGCCGGTATTTAATAATTTGTTGTTAGCCGATGAGATCAATCGCTCACCGGCTAAAGTTCAAGCGGCATTGTTAGAGGCAATGGAGGAAAGGCAAATCACCGTTGCCGGTAAAACCTATAAACTGCCTGATTTGTTTATGGTCTTAGCAACACAAAACCCAGTGGAGCAAGAAGGTACCTACCCACTGCCAGAAGCTCAGATGGACAGGTTTATTATGAAGATAAACCTTGAATATCCAGATGATGATGCTGAAGCGCAAATCATAAAACTGGTTCGCTCTGAAGAAATAACAAACACCATGCAGCTTGAGAAAATTGATCCTCAACATATTTTTAATGCGCGCGAAGAAATTCACAAAGTGCAAATGAGTGACACAATAGTTAATTATTTGGTGGCTATCATCATGGCGACAAGAAAACCTGAACGCTATCCTGACTCGCCATTGCAACATTGGATCAGTGTAGGCTCTAGCCCTAGAGCAAGTATTGCATTGGATAAGTGCGCAAGAGCTCAAGCCTGGTTAAACGGCAAAGACTTTGTTGATCCCGATGACGTTCGTTCCATTGTTCATGCGGTCCTGCGTCACAGGTTAATGCTCAGTTACGATGCGTTAGCAGATGGTGTTACCGCTGATCAGGTAATTGATGAAATTTTACGACAAGTGGCAACCGCTTAG